The Phyllopteryx taeniolatus isolate TA_2022b chromosome 19, UOR_Ptae_1.2, whole genome shotgun sequence genome includes the window GCCAAAACAGGTAGTGTATATGATtgactataaaaaaaatctttttgactTTTGAGCTTAGGAACATTTCGGCATCtatttataattttgtatttacttagGTAACGAGTCAGTACTTCTAGTTTTACCAGTATTTTTGTTAAGTTTTCAAAACAgtaagggggcgggggggggaaatcatttTGACTCTGTACTTATTTTGACTTTGAGTAAAAGTAACTCCCCATTTTGACGCACTTGTCATTTATTTCTCAACTATAATTCtcacaagaaatgaacatgagaagaaagcgTATTTCGATTCCAAATTGGATTTGGGcgccagtttctcaagccgcctggcaACCGCATTCACTGATTTCCAGCTTGTAGGATGAAAATAcgtatttattcatatgttgtaatatttcaacatatgaataaataagtattttaaaaatagggagttacttttcaatcaccctgtatatatttgacaggaaaaaaaaccttataTTTCAGagtctgaacttttttttttttttttacttgagtaaaataagccagtacttctacttttatccGTCTTTGTCAATTTCTATAAAACGGGTATGCGAGTACTTGAGTCACCTCTGTAACCAATGGAGTTTGTCGCCGCAAGGAACTGTAACCCGAGCGGACATCTTGCGTTTTCCTCTCGGGCAGGTGTTGATCGTGACGGTGCTGGCCTGCATCCGGATGTACGGCCGCTACCGCAGGGCTCGGCCGCTGACGCGCGAGGTGCTGGCCCGCGACCCTTACTCCCTGCGCGGCGTGCGCAGACTCATCGACGGCTGCGCCTTCCGCATCTACGGGCACTGGGTGAAGAAAGGCGAGCGGCAGAACCGAGCCGCCCTCTTCCAGAACACGGCTAAGGTCATGTTGCTCGAGCTGGAGGACTTTGAAACATAAACCTCATTTCTATTATTGTtatactgtttgttttttttgttttttgttttttgtttttttttaaaacagagctgttgtgtgtgtttgccaagTTGCAGTtgaattttaaaatgaggaCTTGAGGAATTTATGCCTTACTGACTGCATGCTGTCGCAAGCAcgcagactttaaaaaaaaaataataataataataatatcccgatcagccttttttttttttttttttttttttttttttttttttttttttttaaacttcaagtCACGTTTACGGTGCGCTTTGCATTAAAGGGCATTTTGCGGTGCGCTTTGCATTAAAGGGCATTTCTACATGTTTATTTGGGATTCTAACACTTGATCTCTAAAGGAAAGCACTGTGATAAAGCTACAAACTACTCGCAAAAAGTTAGCTATAtttggctttcgggtgaaattccAGGATGAACCGAAAATGCAacaagtactgaaacattgaacacatGAATTCAAATGTTTACAGAAGGTAAAATTAGGTGTTTCACCTGTTAAGGATCTACTGAATTTTAAGTTTACCGCCGAAAAACCCCAATATAACAAGACTTTTTGCGAGTAGTGTTATCAGCATACAAACAGATTGTATTAAActcatattcatattcacaGACGTTCTCGTGGTAGGAAgtcaaatgtgaaatatttacACCGTTGTACtgtacttgcatgtttttggtgagCAAAATCTCCACGTTTCTTGAAGAAACCAACTGTTAGTGACTGTGTTTCGTGTGAAAAACTCATTCCATTGCACAATGACTCTTGAACCTGACTAAATAAATACTATTTAATAGTTGCTCCGGAAACAAAAGATCTTTTTGTCCTCACTTCTGAGATTTGGCAGCTTTAATTGATTGGTGTaaatgatcattaaaaaaaatacaaatacaaaatggttGAAGCACTAATAACACGATAACCTTGCTGTTCTGCTGGTTAAATGTAAACGTAACCGCCTGTCGTCATTGCTGCGGCCTGGCCGTAACCATGGCAACCGCTCTCCACGCACTCCGTTGAGCGACGAGATGCGTTTGCGCGTCTCGCTTTGATGTTTCGGGAAACCCGGTTGGCTCTGAATTTGAAGCGGTGATCAAAACAAGTGTTTGCGGCCGGGCCTCGTCTTCCCTCCGTTGCTCGTCCACGCCGGCTGAGCTGTTTAAGAACATTATCCCCTCTTAATCCACTTTGCCTTCTGCTCCATGCAGGTGAGCAGACagatggggcggggggggggggggggggggtccgccATCACACGCCCGCGTCCTCTTTTCATTGCGTTAAGTGCTTCCCCACCTCGCTTTTGCACTTTTTATTCCGTTTTTGACTAAGCATCTCCTCGCCGTCCTGGCTTTTGCCGACATGGAGGATCCCGACATACGACAGCGGAAACTGAACAATCAGGTAAAAACAACACGTCCAATGCTATTCGTGTTTAAAAGAGTCCCTGTAATAGTCGGATGTGCTCTCTTTTTAAAGTTTGAAACAATTGATTGTAGTGTGTGTTCAACGCTTACATAAAAGCATCCTTGAGTTTGCACGTGTCAGAATCACCTGCTGTTGAACTTGAGGCAACACAAGCGTTGACTAACCAATGCACAGTAAATATTGACCGTAGTCATTTTCCTTCAATTATTATCGTGGTTTGTAGAACTCCCTTAAACAGGCCCTTTTAAGACAGACACATTTGGTTAAATATGCTATTATTGCGTCATTATCAAGGTTGAAGGGGCACCACAAGCTATATGCTATTGATCAAAAGGTTTGGGGGTGACTtgcttatttttcaaataaaatcacTGCTTTCGATGAAGATAACATTATAATAATCCAAAATGCAGTCCAGTGATTGTTCAAAGTGCGGCTCAGTTCGCTTGTATTTCACTTAGACGTTCAGCACATTTGCATTTGATCTcaaagaactgtttgtttctaaacatgcatttcaaattgttaagTAACGTTTATGTGCAATATAGCTTTGTTAAAAAATGCGTTTGCGCTGACAAAATTGATTCTGATGTTATTTCGAACCTCAAGGATTTAGAAAGTAGACATCGTTGATGCTGTTTTATCGCTTTGCCGTCAAGCGAACCCCCACTTCAGATGATAACCGCCCGTTTGTGTTCATCTACGGCGTCGCCTAAGGAGAAATCGTGCTTGGCCTCTCTGTTGAAGAGTTAACACTTttcacttgaaaatgttttattcaacttttatcATGATCTGAtctagaaagacaaaaaaaaaagattgactttCATTTCTAATGGTGacaagtagaaagtacagatatcggTTTTCAAATATAGGGTGTAAATGTAGTACAGTACAGAAACCTGAAAAACGTACTTAAGTAAACCGCTGTTGAAAGTATGtgaactttaattttttttatatttatatatacaaatatagaCGCTGTGTGCAAAATAACCAAGTAGGACGTAACAAGCTCTAATTATGTCCTAGCGATGCATTTTAatgaaaaagcaacaaaagaaGCGCGCCGATTGTCAAATGGTGGTCGCCAACCGAGACGCCCGCCAGAAGACCCGCAAAGAAAAAGGCCGCTCAGACGAGACGCCGCTGTTGGTCAGCCAGTCGCTCAGCAACATCTCCCTCAGCGGTCTGTCACGAAAAACATCACATGGCGCACAATACCGCTTTGCTTTATCTTGACCACCTCTAATAACACATTTCTATCCCAATTTCCCGTGAAGACCAAGTGGAGCACGCCCATGACAACCCGCTGGACATCATCACGCTGGGCGAGGGCGACGAGAAGGCCGCCCTGATGTTAGCTGAGGTGCCTGAAGAGAAGCCCGTCGCTTCCAAAAAGATCAACTTGGACACGGAGCAAGAAgatgacaaaatggaggacgacgacgacgacgacggcacGCGCGAGGAAGGCAAGAAGACCAAGAAGAAAGAGAAAACCAAACGTAAGAACATTTCCGCCGCTTTAATACTCGCAGGATTTCCTCAACAGACAAGTACATTCATCACTTGTGTTTTTTAAacagttgaaatgtgtttaaagcgtgcGGGAGTGGTAAATTGCGCTCTTTTGTCTTTTCCAGCTGTGGAGGACAATGACGGACAGGAGAAAGagaaggaggaaaaaacaacaaagacggACAAAGCGAAAGTCGGCCACGGCGGACAGACGACAAACAAAACGGCCAAACAGGAGCGCAAAAGTAAGGACGCGCTTCGCCGTTGAGATTACGCTGGCGATTTGGTCGAAAGCAGTGAATATGatagctccctctagtggtatgcgaaaCAATCgctaaattaaatgttcaaactatgcAGTGGCTTAaacttcgttttttttttttttttttttaacagtgcagTCGATTTGTGAAGCAGAGTTCAGTCGGATTGAACTATTTCGATTGTCGATTTGGCTACACGGCAGGCTTTTGCGATCTTGTCTCTTCATTTCAATTTTGCGCAGAGAAGCACTTGCAGGACCCCTCAGTGTCGGACTTGGAGGCCACGAGTCCAAAGAAAAACGGACACGGAGAAAGCGGCGACCAGGCGGAAGACGAGTGCCCGACGCCGTCCCGCAACTCTCCTCGGAGCAAAAAACATCTGGACACGTGTACGTTGGCGACGCGCGAACAACATCTGGACGATCCGTTTGACAAGCGTAATATCGCGCGAACGTTCCTCACAGCGAGGTGTCAAATCAGCGACGACAGCAAGGACGAGGAGGTTCAGACGGAGCGGAAAGAACGGAAGAAGAAGCGAGGAGAGAAAAACACGGCGAGTTTAGCGTCCCTCAACTCGAACTACAAGGAGAGCTCGTCTTCAGGCAGCGAAGCCGACAACGGAGTGAGTCGCCACTAACGGAGCCGCTCGCAACTCAAGCGGGCTAAATCCATTTTTAGTCCTTTTGGAAAGGAGTGATTTCAAATTGTCTGGCCATTCCTATCGCCATCTTTTATATGGCGTTGATTACTCCTGTTTGCACAGAATTTGCGGGTTTTCCCTCAGATTTTAGTTGATTCCAAACATGCGGCAAATCTCTCAATATTTCCTAAAAGAAGATCGCGAACGTTGACTGATAGGAACATGCAGATGTTGTGTCGCCCAAGCTAGAGCAATATTGACTTTCGGAGTCTTCTATCGATCCTGGCTGAGTTTCGCTATTTGATCCCTCACATGGGATGACTGtaattgggagaaaaaaaaaacaaatgctacCCTTTTGTCCAAACACGGAGGTAGACACGAGCTTTCATCAATGAATATTTAGAAAAAGTTCAACAATTTACCGTTCATTCGACTGACGCGATCATATCGATGGAATGAATTTGCGGCATTTTTGTCGCCGCAGGCGGCTTCTCCGATATCGTTGGAGGACCTGGAGGCGTTCGCCTCGCGCCCCGCGCCCAGAGACGCGACCGTCCAGTGTCGGGTCACCAGGGACAGGAGGGGCGTGGAGAAGGGCATGTACCCCACTTACTACCTCCACATGGAGAAAGACGACGGAAAGAGGGTCGGCTCTCTACTTTGGCTCCGTTAATCCATTTATGCTTATCTTTAATCATGAGAAGTAATCAAGTTCAAatgctttgttactgtacttcagGTGTTTACACTTTACTgaagtattgattttttttccccgactttgtagttttagttttactttTCAACACACACATCTGTGCTTTCTGTGCAGACTACTTTTgctgtctcctttttttttttttttgcacaggcaGATTTGATTCTAGAGGCTGAGCTTGACTTTCTCTGTTGTTTTCGTTGTATCTCACGCCATCGTTCAGGTGTTTCTAATGGCGGGCCGAAAAAGGAAGCGGAGCAAAACATCCAACTATCTCATCTCCACCGACCCGACAAATCTGTCCCGAGACACCAGCTGCTACATCGGAAAGCTGAGGTCGCTTTCTATTATACGAAAACCAATTGGACACCCTTTCGTCTAGTCTATGTTATAAgcctgatagatagatagacagataaaTAGATATTCTACGTTCCAGGTCCAACGCGCTGGGGACGAAGTTCACTGTGTACGACGGTGGCGAAAACCCCGACAAAAAGCCGTTCATCAAAGAGTGTGAATCCGTGCGACGAGAGCTGGCCGCCATCTGTTACGTGAGTCTCGCGCTCGCATCCCTGCGCTCGCTGAGCCGAGGCGCATGTTGGACGTCGGGAAAATCTCACACGGGCTTACCAAACAGAAATTAGATACAGTGCTACCCTTGATTTACAAATGGCCCGCACCTtcattaacctctaccatactcttattAACACTTTCGATTCGCTTAAACGCCTTTTAAActcttcaacatacagtaatgcacagtcgTACTGTACACCGTGTACATTTGAGTCCATgttttcattatatatattttttgtttacagttTGACTGTTTTCGGCTACGAAGCGTACGTTCAAAATCCCACAACATGACAAATTATGCGCAATATGAATACGGGGGAAGAAAATCCGCGAGGCACCGAATCggcaataggtgaaccgcgatCTAGCGAGGAAAACATCGTATACTGAAATGAAGACACGaattgtatcttctgccatctagcggggaaaaaaataattatttccggCCCGTCACAGCGggttgaacaaagatacattatttgtggttaataatatatttttgggagcaattggatcatttcccaatGATCTCTGACACGGTGGTTGGGAATGACGGCGCCAAACAAGCTTTTGAATTTCGATTCTTTTCCAGGAAACAAACGTTCTGGGATTTCGAGGTCCCAGGAAAATGACAGTGATCATCCCGGGAATGCTGGAGAACGACGAAAGAGTGTCCGTTCAGcccaaaaatgtcagttttacaaTTCGGGTATGCTGCGATGTCACAATGGGAATGCCTAACGGGAACGACGACGGTGACACTTTCAGGAACAGGAAACCCTGCTGATGTGCCACGCCAACCGCAAGACCGACAAGCTGGTGACCCTGGTCAACAAATGCCCCAGCTGGAACGAGCAGACGCAGTCGTACGTGCTCAACTTCCAAGGCCGCGTCACGCAAGCCTCCGTTAAAAACTTCCAGATCATCCACCCGGAGAATGGTGAATTCCCAACTGCGCTCAGATTTACTGCGACAAAAGGAAAACGGAAAGTTACTTACGGTGGTCAAATTTTGAACCGCCGTTAACTTCAATCAGATATTTGGTATGCCAATAACATGTAGTATCCCGAGTACAGAAAACCATGTTGCGCTGTGCCCTGTTGTAAGAAAGCATTTTAAAGATGagctcaaatgctaacatgctagcagtTGGTATGCAAACGTATAGTAAGACGGCTGCTTTTGAAGGAGCTGAGTGGCAACATTCCCAACAGGCGCGCGCTGTTTGCGTCTCTTCCAGGCGACTACATCGTGATGCAGTTCGGCCGCGTTTCCGAGGACGTCTTCTCCATGGATTACAGCTTCCCCATGTGTGCCCTTCAGGCCTTCGCCATCACGCTCTCGTCTTTTGACGGCAAACTGGCCTGCGAGTGACCTCCACTAGATCCTCCATCTGAACTATAcgctttaaaaacaacaacaacaacaacaaagctagCCTACCTAGCTTATTTTTACCGCCACGTAGCCTGCGATATGTTAATAGGGAAACTAATGCAAAAATGATTTAGCGTTAGCCCTTGTTATTTTCATTGCTGGCCCACTTTTATAATAATGACATTTCTTGTCTTTATATATTTCTGCAATTTCAAAAcaatggaacaataaaataacaaaagatgGCGTTTTCTTTTAGTCAGTTCACACTCACACGTCGCTTCATTAGATCCGAAAATGAGCCGTACAGTAAATTAACGAACACACAAACGGACACAAAAGTGATAAACACGTAAAACATACATATTAGAACATCTTTCCCCTAATAATGAACGACTTTCGGGCTGTTGGCATGGAGACAAGTCCCGATCTTGCGTgttaagacagacagacagaa containing:
- the si:dkey-220f10.4 gene encoding tubby-related protein 3 isoform X2 translates to MEDPDIRQRKLNNQRCILMKKQQKKRADCQMVVANRDARQKTRKEKGRSDETPLLVSQSLSNISLSDQVEHAHDNPLDIITLGEGDEKAALMLAEVPEEKPVASKKINLDTEQEDDKMEDDDDDDGTREEGKKTKKKEKTKPVEDNDGQEKEKEEKTTKTDKAKVGHGGQTTNKTAKQERKKKHLQDPSVSDLEATSPKKNGHGESGDQAEDECPTPSRNSPRSKKHLDTSRCQISDDSKDEEVQTERKERKKKRGEKNTASLASLNSNYKESSSSGSEADNGVFLMAGRKRKRSKTSNYLISTDPTNLSRDTSCYIGKLRSNALGTKFTVYDGGENPDKKPFIKECESVRRELAAICYETNVLGFRGPRKMTVIIPGMLENDERVSVQPKNEQETLLMCHANRKTDKLVTLVNKCPSWNEQTQSYVLNFQGRVTQASVKNFQIIHPENGDYIVMQFGRVSEDVFSMDYSFPMCALQAFAITLSSFDGKLACE
- the si:dkey-220f10.4 gene encoding tubby protein homolog isoform X1 — its product is MEDPDIRQRKLNNQRCILMKKQQKKRADCQMVVANRDARQKTRKEKGRSDETPLLVSQSLSNISLSDQVEHAHDNPLDIITLGEGDEKAALMLAEVPEEKPVASKKINLDTEQEDDKMEDDDDDDGTREEGKKTKKKEKTKPVEDNDGQEKEKEEKTTKTDKAKVGHGGQTTNKTAKQERKKKHLQDPSVSDLEATSPKKNGHGESGDQAEDECPTPSRNSPRSKKHLDTSRCQISDDSKDEEVQTERKERKKKRGEKNTASLASLNSNYKESSSSGSEADNGAASPISLEDLEAFASRPAPRDATVQCRVTRDRRGVEKGMYPTYYLHMEKDDGKRVFLMAGRKRKRSKTSNYLISTDPTNLSRDTSCYIGKLRSNALGTKFTVYDGGENPDKKPFIKECESVRRELAAICYETNVLGFRGPRKMTVIIPGMLENDERVSVQPKNEQETLLMCHANRKTDKLVTLVNKCPSWNEQTQSYVLNFQGRVTQASVKNFQIIHPENGDYIVMQFGRVSEDVFSMDYSFPMCALQAFAITLSSFDGKLACE